A window of the Lactuca sativa cultivar Salinas chromosome 5, Lsat_Salinas_v11, whole genome shotgun sequence genome harbors these coding sequences:
- the LOC111912560 gene encoding myosin-6: MAAVSVGVGSLVWVEDPDEAWIDGEVIEVTGENIKIASTSGKTVVAKSSHVYPKDAEAPPCGVDDMTKLAYLHEPGVLANLRSRYDINEIYTYTGSILIAVNPFTRLPHLYDSHMMAQYKGAAFGELSPHPFAVADAAYRVMINEGISQSILVSGESGAGKTESTKQLMRYLAYMGGRASTDGRSVEQKVLESNPVLEAFGNAKTVRNNNSSRFGKFVEIQFDEKGRISGAAIRTYLLERSRVCQLSDPERNYHCFYMLCAAPPEDLKRYKVGDPKKFHYLNQSNCYQIDGLDERKEYIATKNAMDVVGIHSEEQDGIFRVVAAILHLGNIEFTKGKEMDSSTPKDEKSWFHLKTAAELFMCDVKSLEDSLCKRVIVTRDETITKWLDPEAAAISRDALAKVVYSRLFDWLVDRINNSIGQDPDSKYIIGVLDIYGFESFKTNSFEQFCINLTNEKLQQHFNQHVFKMEQEEYTKEEINWSYIEFIDNQDILDLIEKKPGGIIALLDEACMFPRSTHETFAQKLYQTFKNHQRFTKPKLARSDFTICHYAGDVTYQTELFLDKNKDYVIAEHQALLSASSCSFVASLFPTSSDESSKSSKFSSIGTRFKQQLQQLLETLSSTEPHYIRCVKPNNLLKPAIFENHNVLQQLRCGGVLEAIRISCAGYPTRKPFVEFVDRFGILAPEVLDGNNDEVLACKRLLEKVGLEGYQIGKTKVFLRAGQMAELDARRTEVLGRSASIIQRKVRSYIARKSYILLRRSILQIQSICRGQLTRQVYESMRREAASIRIQRNLRMYLARKAYKELHFSAVSIQTGLRGMSARNELRFRRQTKAAIFIQSHCRKFLARLHFVKAKKAAVTIQCSWRGKVARKELKKLKMAARETGALQAAKNKLEKQVEELTWRLQLEKRMRADLEEAKTQENAKLQSALQDMQSQFKETKELLMKERETTKKVVEAVPVIQEVQVVDHELTNKLTSENEKLKDLVSSLEKKIDDTEKKYEETNKLSEERLKQALDAETKIIQLKTAMQSLQEKVSDMASENQILRQKAFSTTSARMADYPQTPEAKSMVNGHFANEETQTPAARNLNNEFDSKAKRPPVDRQHENVDALIECVKKDIGFSQGKPVAAFTIYKCLIQWKSFEAERTSVFDRLIQMIGSAIEDQDNNEHMAYWLSNSSTLLFLLQRSIKSDGANSVRKPPPPTSLFGRMTMGFRSSPSTVNLAAANAALEVVRQVEAKYPALLFKQQLTAYVEKMYGIIRDNLKKELGSFLTLCIQAPRASKGVLRSGRSFSKDSQSNHWQGIIDCLNTLLTTLKENFVCILFFLDILLLDVGMLIYMAVAFQVPPIIVQKIFTQIFSYINVQLFNSLLLRRECCTFSNGEYVKAGLAELELWCAQAKEEYAGSAWDELKHIRQAVGFLVIHQKYRISYDEIIHDLCPILSVQQLYRICTLYWDDNYNTRSVSPDVISSMRVLMTEDSNSAASSSFLLDDNSSIPFSVDDLSSSLQVKEFADVKPALELIENPAFLFLHE, from the exons ATG GCTGCAGTCAGTGTAGGGGTTGGATCACTTGTTTGGGTGGAGGATCCAGACGAGGCTTGGATAGATGGGGAAGTTATTGAGGTTACTGGTGAAAACATCAAGATTGCTTCTACTTCAGGAAAGACG GTTGTTGCCAAGTCATCACATGTATATCCTAAAGACGCCGAAGCACCACCATGTGGAGTGGATGATATGACAAAGCTTGCTTATTTGCATGAACCAGGGGTTCTTGCTAACTTAAGATCTAGATATGATATAAATGAGATATAT ACTTACACAGGGAGTATATTGATAGCTGTAAATCCTTTCACAAGATTGCCACATTTGTATGATAGCCATATGATGGCACAATACAAAGGGGCAGCATTTGGGGAGTTGAGCCCCCATCCTTTTGCAGTTGCAGATGCAGCATACAG AGTTATGATCAATGAAGGGATAAGTCAGTCAATTTTGGTTAGTGGAGAGAGTGGAGCTGGTAAAACTGAAAGCACAAAACAGCTCATGCGTTATCTTGCTTACATGGGAGGTAGAGCGTCAACTGATGGAAGGAGTGTTGAACAAAAAGTCTTAGAG TCCAATCCAGTGTTGGAAGCTTTTGGTAATGCGAAAACTGTCAGAAACAACAACTCAAG TCGTTTTGGCAAGTTTGTGGAGATTCAGTTTGATGAGAAGGGAAGAATATCAGGGGCTGCTATCAGAACATATTTGTTGGAAAGATCTCGTGTTTGTCAACTATCTGATCCTGAGAGGAATTATCATTGCTTCTACATGCTTTGTGCTGCACCACCTGAG GATTTAAAAAGATACAAAGTGGGAGATCCAAAGAAATTCCATTATCTTAATCAATCAAACTGCTACCAGATAGATGGGCTAGATGAAAGAAAAGAATACATTGCTACAAagaatgcaatggatgttgttggaATTCACTCCGAGGAGCAG GATGGAATTTTTAGAGTTGTGGCTGCAATTCTTCATCTGGGGAACATAGAATTTACAAAAGGAAAGGAAATGGAttcatctacacccaaagatgaaAAATCTTGGTTTCATCTAAAAACTGCTGCAGAGCTGTTCAT GTGTGATGTGAAATCTTTAGAGGATTCTCTATGCAAACGTGTAATTGTAACACGTGATGAGACCATCACCAAATGGCTGGATCCAGAAGCTGCTGCTATCAGTAGAGATGCATTAGCAAAAGTTGTTTACTCAAGATTATTTGACTG GCTTGTTGATAGGATTAATAACTCAATTGGTCAAGATCCAGACTCAAAATACATAATCGGAGTGCTGGACATTTACGGATTCGAGAGTTTTAAGACAAACAG CTTCGAGCAATTTTGCATCAATCTGACAAATGAGAAACTCCAACAACATTTCAATCAG CATGTCTTCAAAATGGAGCAAGAAGAGTATACAAAAGAAGAAATCAACTGGAGCTACATTGAGTTTATTGACAACCAAGATATCTTGGATCTCATTGAGAAg AAACCTGGTGGCATTATAGCTCTTCTAGATGAAGCTTG TATGTTTCCTAGATCAACACATGAAACATTTGCACAAAAGCTTTATCAAACATTTAAGAACCACCAGCGTTTCACCAAGCCAAAGTTGGCTCGTTCTGACTTCACCATTTGTCATTATGCTGGAGAT GTCACATATCAAACGGAGTTGTTTCTTGACAAAAACAAAGATTATGTCATTGCTGAACATCAAGCACTCTTGAGTGCTTCAAGTTGTTCCTTCGTTGCAAGTTTGTTTCCAACTTCATCTGATGAATCCTCCAAATCATCAAAGTTCTCTTCAATTGGTACACGATTCAAG CAACAACTGCAACAACTGCTTGAAACTTTGAGTTCAACAGAGCCTCATTACATACGTTGTGTAAAGCCCAACAATCTTCTCAAACCTGCTATCTTTGAAAACCATAATGTTCTACAACAACTTCGATGTGGG GGAGTCTTGGAGGCTATCAGGATCAGTTGTGCTGGATATCCCACCAGAAAACCGTTTGTTGAGTTTGTTGATCGGTTTGGCATTCTGGCTCCTGAAGTCTTGGATGGCAA CAATGATGAAGTCCTTGCTTGCAAGAGGCTTCTTGAAAAAGTTGGACTTGAAGGGTATCAG ATTGGTAAAACAAAGGTGTTTTTAAGAGCTGGACAGATGGCTGAGCTGGATGCTCGCAGGACTGAGGTGTTAGGTAGATCAGCCAGCATCATTCAAAGAAAAGTCCGTTCATATATTGCTAGAAAAAGTTACATATTGTTGCGTCGATCTATCTTGCAAATTCAATCTATTTGCAGAG GTCAACTTACTCGCCAAGTTTATGAAAGCATGAGAAGAGAAGCTGCTTCTATACGAATTCAAAGAAATTTGCGAATGTATCTTGCAAGGAAAGCTTACAAGGAGCTTCACTTTTCTGCTGTTTCTATCCAAACTGGCTTAAGAGGAATGTCTGCACGTAATGAGCTTCGATTTAGAAGGCAGACAAAAGCAGCAATCTTTATTCAG AGCCATTGTCGCAAGTTTTTGGCTCGCTTGCACTTTGTGAAAGCAAAGAAGGCTGCAGTTACTATACAATGTTCGTGGAGAGGAAAGGTTGCTCGTAAAGAACTGAAAAAGCTTAAAATG GCTGCAAGGGAAACTGGTGCACTGCAAGCTGcgaaaaataaactagaaaagcAAGTTGAAGAGCTGACATGGAGACTGCAACTTGAGAAGCGAATGAGG GCTGATTTGGAAGAAGCCAAAACACAGGAAAATGCAAAACTACAATCTGCTTTACAGGATATGCAATCTCAATTCAAAGAGACTAAAGAGTTGCTCATGAAGGAACGTGAAACTACCAAAAAGGTAGTTGAAGCTGTTCCTGTCATTCAGGAAGTCCAAGTTGTTGACCATGAGCTCACGAATAAGCTTACTTCTGAAAATGAGAAGCTCAAG GATTTGGTTAGCTCTCTGGAAAAGAAAATTGATGATACAGAGAAGAAGTATGAAGAAACAAATAAACTCAGTGAGGAGAGACTGAAACAAGCTTTGGATGCAGAGACGAAAATTATTCAGTTAAAAACTGCCATGCAGAG TCTTCAAGAAAAGGTTTCTGACATGGCATCTGAGAATCAAATTCTTCGACAGAAAGCATTTTCTACAACTTCTGCACGTATGGCTGACTACCCACAAACTCCTGAAGCTAAG AGCATGGTGAATGGTCACTTTGCAAATGAG GAGACACAAACACCTGCTGCTAGGAATTTGAATAATGAATTTGACAGTAAGGCTAAAAGACCACCAGTTGATCGTCAACAT GAAAATGTTGATGCTCTTATTGAATGTGTTAAGAAAGACATTGGTTTCAGTCAGGGAAAACCTGTAGCTGCATTTACTATATACAAATGCCTTATCCAATGGAAGTCTTTTGAAGCCGAAAGGACTAGCGTGTTTGATCGTCTCATTCAGATGATTGGTTCAGCCATCGAG GATCAAGATAATAATGAACACATGGCATATTGGTTATCGAATTCGTCTACTTTGTTGTTCTTACTGCAAAGGAGTATTAAATCTGATGGTGCTAATTCAGTTCGTAAACCTCCACCTCCAACTTCACTGTTTGGGAGAATGACAATG GGATTTCGTTCATCCCCCTCTACAGTGAACCTGGCTGCAGCTAATGCAGCTCTTGAGGTAGTACGCCAGGTGGAGGCCAAATACCCTGCCCTTCTTTTTAAGCAGCAGTTAACCGCATATGTGGAGAAAATGTATGGCATTATCCGTGACAATTTGAAGAAGGAATTGGGATCATTCCTCACGTTATGTATTCAG GCACCACGAGCATCCAAGGGAGTGCTACGATCCGGGCGATCCTTTAGCAAAGATTCACAATCTAATCATTGGCAAGGCATCATTGACTGCCTCAACACTCTCCTCACTACATTGAAAGAAAATTTCGTATGTATCCTCTTTTTCCTTGATATATTATTATTAGATGTTGGAATGCTTATATATATGGCTGTTGCGTTTCAGGTTCCCCCAATCATTGTTCAGAAAATATTTACTCAGATTTTCTCATACATCAACGTACAGCTATTCAACAG TCTTCTTTTGCGCCGGGAGTGTTGTACCTTTAGCAATGGAGAATATGTGAAAGCCGGGTTAGCTGAGTTGGAGCTATGGTGTGCTCAGGCTAAAGAAGAG TATGCGGGGTCAGCTTGGGATGAACTTAAGCACATTAGACAAGCTGTTGGGTTCTTG GTTATACATCAAAAATACAGAATATCATATGACGAAATCATCCATGATCTATGCCCc ATTCTAAGTGTCCAGCAGCTGTATAGAATATGCACGCTTTACTGGGACGACAATTATAACACCCGAAGTGTATCCCCAGAT gTGATTTCAAGCATGCGGGTATTGATGACAGAGGACTCCAACAGTGCTGCCAGCAGTTCATTTTTACTTGATGACAATTCCAG CATACCTTTCTCTGTTGATGATCTGTCAAGTTCACTGCAAGTAAAAGAGTTTGCAGATGTGAAACCAGCACTAGAACTCATTGAGAATCCAGCCTTCCTATTTTTACACGAGTAA